The sequence CATTAATGAAACTCCTGCATCTGCTGCCACAGTGGCCCACTGGGTGGTGTTGAGCCCTGTTGGATTGAAGATTGCTGGGTTTTCCTGGCCAGTGCCCCATTCTCTGTCAGTGAATGTGTTCACACCAAAATGCAAGAACATTATGATCTCCCTTTGTTGCCATTGCAACTGGGAATATGTTGGGAGAGGGAGGATTGGCAATGGGGGTGTTGGGGTTTGCACACTCCAAGAAATGCACAATCTGATGAGTTGTTGGAATAAGATTGTCATTAAGAGAGAAGAGCACCATAGCCTAACCATGATGCTCTTATTGTTCTGTTACTTGTTCTTGTGCCCTCTCTAGGTACTAATATATACTATCTTCTTTTCAACTCATATTCTTCAGTTAAGAGTTAAGAAGTAATCCTTcaaactattaaaatttatttaaaaaattgatctctttcaaataattttttttatatatgcacggataaaaaatcaaatcattaatcacatacttcaaaaataaaattatctacaaattatattgattatatatatatatatatatatatatatgcttatgGCAATGGAAAAGAATGAATGTGTAGTAAGTGGGTTTTGGTGTTTGTATGTGGCACGAGTCCAAGATGGAGAAGGGACACACGGAAAGTAAAGATGCCATTGATTTTACTTTGCATTTTGTTGGGGGTCCCTACTTTACTGAATGTCATCTCATCATCATGCCATGGATGCATTCCAATTATTCGCGGGTCCAATTTCCTGTTTGCAATTACTTCTCACGAAGCAAAAGGCGTCTTTTACTCACTGCTTTCACTTTATTGCGCCCATTTATAGgctatatttgtttgattcaaGGATCTAGGGAAGTAAgtgaaatgaagaaaaaaaagtaattgttaGATCATCATTTGTCTGTTATCTTAATTAATCGGAGCAAAACTGAAATTGTCTAAATTTTTTGGCGGTAAAAATGTAGCAGTTTTAAGCGATCGTAATCGCGTTAAACgattttatacattaaaaactagggttaaaaacttttataacaAAAGGCtgatgtcaattttttttttacaaccatAGAAACCAAAATGAAATGTCTAACTATAAGAACTATGATGAAAAGATGTAGTAAATATAAAAGAGTGATTAAACCTTTTGTCTAATATATAGTATTATTGAAAGTTTGtttgttaacattatttttcgGTTTTTTCATTATCAACTAtcgaaataatataaaaaatttaaaagagaaattttacaaaaaaaaaggaatcatactgtattattaaaataagagtattttttatttttcttttacatttttcaattgtatgtttttcttttctttactgaaaatatttctttctttacttcttttttttcaaatattgtatttttatttaatttttaatatgtttttctctAATGTATGATATTTGAAGTTTATCtgctaactttttttatattttatgtaagggttaaaaaagaaattaaaaaaagagagaattctATCGTATTAGAAAAGCAATCTTATACTAAGGTTCAAATATTCAATGAGAAAAATGTCTACATTTGATGTCTATATATACCTTAAAACATTGTTCAACGTAACGTATGATTGTCATtatgtttaacattttttttctaaaaataattattctttattatacaaaaattcttaattttttaacccCAAACCAATCATTGTCATTATATTTAGCagtttttttctaaaaagaattattctttattatacaaaaattaagattttattaaCAGGTCAATATCATGTGCAAACAGTAATTCattattttccttcttaaaatattttttttatttattaaaaaaattattttacatattcaGTTAgtatatcaaatcaaatattgaCTTGAATCAATTTACAAACTGTTAGATATgttattaataatttcataaattaaaataaaaattaaatcaaactaaaTAATCTTTCTGGCTATTGTTATTAAGTTATGTTTTAATTAgtctttataaaattaagtataaTGTTAAGGTTATAGCATCTTAATTATTTGTCTGGGCCGAAGATGAGATGGGTTTAAAGCCCAGTAGCTGACCAGTTTTGGGCTATTGCATTTTGCATTTCCAGTGGAAAATGAAAATTCCATTTtagaatgcaaatttttattttgaaatgaagtttttaaaatgtaataagAGAAATAGGATGATGGACATACAAGATGTAATAGTGGGAGGGCATGAAACAAATGCCccagttttgtttttcagctCATTCCTGCTAGTCTTTTAGTGCCCAACCGATGCACCGGTGAAGAACGTGTTTTGCTGCACATATCAATATTTGGAaattaccaattaaaaaaaggaggattatgaaatattaataaaatttgttgtaTCAGTTCTTTGCAAATCCAAATTTTGggatttaataaaaacaatgatCTAAGAATGTGTTCAATTCCACGTTTGATACTATGAAACGTATCTAAACTCTCACGTACAGGTGCAATTTCATTGTTTTACAGATGTTTGAAGCCAGATTTCAAATATtgagtaaagaaacaaaagtgtGTTTAACGCAAAGCAACTCAAAATTAGTAGTAACTTCTGCTGTTCTGTATCAACTCAAAATTATTGTTCTATGTACGGTATTTTCATATCTTTGTTCTCTCTTTACACGGcgctagttttttttcttctttttctcttctgcaAATATCAATCACTGTGTACACGTAGCTATCGACTTTCTAATAGAAAAAAGGATTAGCAATTTTTTGTGGAATTTTTCCTCCTACTAAACTTATTAGGTTGCTTTTAGTATGTAAGACTCCAACCCACAAAATCATTATATTCCTTGAATTATGATCCTGAGTTATTCATACATATATGAACACTTTAAAATTTATCAGTAGCTCTCTTGTATACACGTATTTTTTCGATctctaattataagattttttaaataatttaatttttttaaaaaaagtaattaatttaattaatcatattaaatttgtcaattaCTATACcatcatttcaaaattattattttttatttctctgctcacttaattatttttcattaatatttagagaaaaataattaaataagaatatgtaagaaaaaataattaatacatctaaaaataaaaaaatatcttataaaaataaataaacaaatttctgAAAAAGATTTTATAACTAAAGAAAATATATGTAGCATTTAAAGAGTACTTCCTTGAAAATTTATGGAGCATTTAGCCCACTTCAATACACCTAAGTCTGTCCGGActgtttgtatttaattttacaattatGCTACCATCAAGTTATGAGAATACTTTAGCAGAGTATAAAGTTCAGAGTTCAGACAAATAGAATAGAGACTAAGAGAGGCTTTCATTCTCATTCTCCCATATCCAAGATAACATTTGGAGCCAATGCCTGCTGTGACCACATCCAGCGTTTATAAATGTAATATCTCTTTTACATGTATTAATGTTTCAGATAAATGTACGTATATTAaagaatatttgataaatataaaatatttttgtatttaaataaatatttttattcaatactttttaagtgattttttagaatttttttatctatcatttttaaagttaaagataacattaattattttttgttaattactacatttttatttttctaacagGTATCATAGAATTTTTCTAAGGATGAGCTtggtttaaagaaataaaaataaaatatttaaattaaaataaagtgtaaAAATATGAGACCCgcctcaattttaaaaaatattgataaatataGCCAAATGTAAATCAACCAAACACGTAAAACTGGTGTTAATTGAGTGAATCCCAATGGGAATCATGAAACTGGTCAAATATAGACTAAAGttccaagtggagaaggacgaagaccCAGAAGGACGaagacccaagtggagaaggataaaggccCAGAGCCAGAGACACTAGCAAGATTATTAAttattgctgaaggcccaaactaatttgaagacccaagttaaataagtttttagttataatttatttttattgtaattttggtcaAAACTGTTTAAAAGACTCAtgtctattttttatcttttttgaaccAATCATCAGACTTAtgaaggtaatccttgtggcgtctacccgaacttatcttccttcaccggaagtgacGTCATCCCAAACCTTcatatcaaacgatccgctcctactcaggtttaCATCAATATACGCcaattatttaatgaatcaaGTGCCAcagattttattataaaatattttacttctaaaataataatttaaatctataggattattttattaattcttctatctgttatttttaatataaaattaattaatttataatactcataaaaatagtttaattaattacttttaaataagtgttattattttaaattttgttttaaaaatatctatataattcaataatttgaataatggttatataaataatattactcttaatttaaaaaataataattttttcactaataaatatgatttactattattaataggttaatgAGTGGATtcacttatataaaaaaaaatagtactatCTGTTTTATTGATAAACTTTATTAAATCtagtaataaatataaatatattaaaagaaaactagtaattaatttatttgaaaataagtctttattttttataattaaaatataaaacatattcatttatttcttatatacaaGATTCAAAGAAaggaatattaaatattttcatttttaaaatattaaatatatagtttttatttagtgttttctttatataatattaaagaaTTCTTACAAAATTATGGTAAATGAATATAATATACCAAAGAATCTAGTTGAATTGTTTAAGTGACATATAAGCTGCTGtaaatctcttaaaaaaaaacatttatttacagTGCAATAGTGCGCAATGGTGTCCCATATTAGCCAGATAGTCTACACTCTACACATCTATTAGCTTCGCGATAGGCATGGGAAACTGATGCAGTACTCCAATAGTCCAATCCTACGAATTGAGGTTCCGCTTAATATCATGGACTAGAGACTGAAGAAATGAGGAAGTCGAGTATCCTTTGTGAACAACAGAAACAACTGTTAAAGAATCCATTTCAAATTATATTAGACTCTAGTATGGTTGAGCAAGAtggtgattttttctttttctggaccaaacacattttttccTGCATGACCATATTATTAGTACTACCTATATTAATTGTAAAACATTCAAAAGGCTAGGTTGGTCTTTTACTTCTTGCAGGACATTTCTAGTACGAGTATGGTATTCAAGAACACGGTATGGTTAACATGATAACACCGTGAGTCATAACCATTGgccatatcaaataaaataaaagataattattggTTCTTTCTACATGGTCAATAACCCTGCTGATGGACCTCACCTGTCAACTGCTACACCTAACCATTTGCCACAATATCCATTGCCAAATGCTATTTTCTTATGTGCCGCATTATTTACTCCATCTATTTATACCTCTACTTCTTGTGCAGAAGACCATATCACCATAACTGCTATGATCACATAATGGAAGCCATTTCCAACCAAAACCATGTTCCTCTCTTCCATGCAATCCCCCCTGACCAATTCACTCTCTTGTCAAAGGTCCTTTCAAAACTCTCAATTCTTCTTTGGCCTTGTACCTTCTTAATTGAAGCATTCTTACTTGTGCAAAACTGGGACCTACTGTTCCATTTTGTGCTACCATGtttcctccttctttgtttcCTGGTGAAGCACTTCCTCTCAAAGCCCTCTCCCATTTACCTTGTGGATTTCTCATGTCTTAAACCTCCAAGCCACTGCAGGGTGCCTTTTACTACATTTCTTGAAAATGCTTCCATGTTGGAGGTTTTTGACAGTGAAAGCATAGCTTTCATGGCCAAAGTCCTCCATTCCTCGGGACAAAGTGAAGAGGCATGCCTCCCCCCTTCCTTGCACTACATTCCTCCAAACACTCACCACACAGAATCCATCAAAGAGGTGCAAATGGTTCTTTTCCCCATCGTGGAAGATCTTCTAGCAAAAACCAACCTTTCACCCCTTGATATAGACATACTTATCATAAACTGCAGTGGCTTTTGCTCCTCACCTTCTCTAACCTCCATTGTTATTAACAAATACTCTATGAGAAATGACATTAAGAGCTATAATATCTCTGGCATGGGGTGCAGTGCAAGTGCCCTTTGCATTGATTTGGCTCAGAATCTTCTGAGTGTTCACAAGAACTCTAATGCCATTGTCCTCAGCACAGAGATTTTGTCAACAGGTTGGTATTCAGGCAATGAAAAGTCCAAGTTGCTGATTAATTGCCTCTTTCGGATGGGAAGTGCAGCAATCCTTCTCTCAAACAAGAAAGAAGCAAAGAAAACTGCAAAGTACAGGTTGGTCAGGACACTTAGAACCCAGAGAGCCTTTGATGACAAATCTTATTTTTCTGCCATAAGGGAAGAAGATTCTGATGGAAAACTTGGGGTGACACTGAAGAGGGACTTGCTTCAGGTGGCTGGTGAAACTCTCCGTACAAACATCTCCATTTTGGGGTCTGAAATCTTGCATCTTTCAGAGAAGTTTTCGTATGGAGTTTCTGTGATCAAGAAGAGGTTCATCAAGTCTGAGGGAATTTACGTGCCAAATTTCAAGACAGTGATACAGCACTTCTGCTTGCCATGTTCTGGGAGGCCAGTGATAAGAGAGATAGGGAAAGGGTTGAAGCTCTCAGAGAGAGACATTGAACCTGCTTTGATGACACTGCACAGGTTTGGGAACCAGTCTTCTTCCTCGCTGTGGTATGAACTAGCTTACTTGGAAGCCAAGGAAAGAGTACACAAGGGAGACAAGGTTTGGCAGCTTGGAATGGGAAGTGGACCCAAATGCAACAGTGTTGTTCTGAAGTGTATTAGGCCTATAGTTGGAGAGTACAAGAAGGGACCATGGGCTGATTGTATCAATCAGTACCCAATATTAGCCTTGGACTAGGAATTCTAACTTGGTTATAGCTAGAATTCTTAATTAGTGTTTCTATTATGacttaaatattaaatgacTGAGGCATTTCTTATTAAGCTACTCGCATTTACTAGTTGTTAAACAATGTCATAATCGTGTGTTGTTCTATTCTTCTTGTTTAAAGAGACAAAGGAGCGAGCCAGCTATGTTTTTCTGCAAATGAATTAGTAGGGTGAACAAACACATTTATGATGTGCATATCGTTTTCCTATCTGTAGTAAATGGTAAAGCAGGTTGGAGGGAGTTGGTTGCTtgcttcattaattattttctgcGGCAGGGAGTGATGGCACCGAGTTGGGATTCTCACCACCTCCATTTACGTAAGGGGTTTGTCAGTTGTCACCTTTACACTAGGCATCGTGAAATTCAACCGCAGCAAAGCAAAATCTTATCTcactttttgattttttatcaataatttattaatttttattaaaaatattagttttttttaatccttcttTAATCACAGGTTCAATCATATATCTCCTTATCTCACTTCTGATTTATCTAGTAGTATACACTAAAAGCTCTTCACATTTGGTCCTGATTCCTGAACCCTAAAtacattaatattttctatGGCGTTAATATCCATCTTCCTTGAGTGGAAATTTGTAAATGAAATGATGTTAATAAACTATAACAGTACGTAACGTGCCCTTGTGGAAATTGTTCTGATATAAAGTCTAGAAAGAGTGTTGTttatgtaataataaaaaatgtatgatGTATCCATTGAGAAATTAATTATGACACTTtcgattttacaaaattaacaatattCAAAGAACTTGACTAGAAGCAAAGCAAGAAAACTGGGAAAATATTGAGTAGTCTATTATTGaagcaaaatattttcttttcttttagcaAGAGGCAATTCGATCGAGACCGTCATAAGAAATATTTACCATTTTTAGAAACGACACAAATTACGAGGGAATTAAGTACTATGTATGGTGGTTCTACTAAAACAAAGAATGAAGCTTTAGTAGAAAAATACCAGTAAACAGTGAACACGAAgagtataattttaattacgTTGGGTCATAGATTAGTCAAATCTGACCCAACTTAGTCCATGAACATCTCTACTTCATAAGTAAGATACACATATCAACTCAACTCCACACCACTCACCTTGAATCTGCCTAAAACGAGGTGATGAGGATTGACCCGCCAATAGAAAATGGGTGAAATTCAATCCACCCCTTTAGACTTTAGAGGTTGGCTGTTGGTTTGGCCCGTACGTCAAAATCcacccaaaaaatataaaaataaaataaatgtttgtttaaatattagttcatttcttttatcacgtcacttattttattttatacgcatatacatattatatttttttaattatagatttatatatatatatatatatatatatatatatatatatatatatctcaaaTATTAGTGAGTTTAGGTAGGATGAATTAGACGAGTGAACCTGCCTCATCCCAATTTCTATTCATCGGATAGCAAGTTAAAACAACAAGCTAAGACGAATTGATAGCATGCTTGAATAGATACTAGAATTCATTTTAGCCTTCAAATCACCATGGAAATTGAAAAAGTGAAAGCAATAATTTGTTGTTTTGACTTTTATCGtgattttgaaattgattatgagaaaatttaatttaatagaaatTTAGTAGATTAAATCAATTACgatttgtttgattgtgataaaaaaaataaagtgaatgtaaataaataaaaaagataattgcAAAAGAGaataaagtgaaaattaaattaaatagaattgTTTGTTTTAAGAGAAATAGgtgaaaaatattatgaaaataaaatgatttaatttttttatttgaatgaaatAATTTGAAGAGATAATTTAACAAATCTATGAAAATTAATCCTACAGCCCTGCATCTTCCAATCAAGCACTGTCAATTACCAAAAATTACTCCCCCAAGGGCATATCCATCATTGCAGGTCATTACTGTCAAAAACCTGTTCAACAAAAAAACTTCACGTGTTTAGTTCTTTAACCCATGAGAGAAATTAAAGATGTTTTGTGAGACCCATTCAGCCTTATCTCCACGTTCAATAACCTCAACCAAATCACTAGCTATGCTTTTGTCTTCGCCCATCTGCTGTAAACCAGTCCTACCAAACAAAGCGTTATATTGTATTTGGATTAATTTCatgatgataaataattaattattttttcatcatgaagataaaaaacaaccaattacttctactttttttttataatattatcgtaattttatgaaataaaattaattctcaTATGTTATCCGAACACACTCTTAATCCACCTTTCCTATTTTTGGCTAGTTAGGTGTGTTGACCTAACAATTCAACCCACTTTTACCACCGCTAATAGACATGCATGCAAAGGCTGTGAATCTTCACCGTGGAGAAAGGATCTATTACCCGCCCTCACCCTGTCATTACTATTTACGATCAGGTTTATTAAAGAGAGGTGATAAGGTATTCCCTTTTTCATGTTAACTTTTTCAGTAGCATGGCAATTTCAAAGTCATAAAATGAAATGCTGAATTTTTGTAAACTTCGGCAAAATTAATGGTGTTTATGTAGCTGCATCATACATGACTTATTACTTTTTAAATGCACCTTTACTTTCTTTATTAAATAGTTTTTGTTGAGATGTGAGAATCTCGTACTAATTGCATTAGTGGCCATTAGAGCACTGCCTTGTGAGAAGGATCTCGTACTGATTACATTACAATCATCAAACTAACATTACTAATGAATTCCGTCCTTCGTTCATAGTTCTTCATTGATGAGTAAATTATATATGCATTCTTTCATAGAGAAAAAGGCTAAAagttaaagattatttttttatgaaaaaagttAAAGGTTTTCATGTGGAAATTGCAAATGGAAAATTGACCTAACTAACTGCAGTAGGGGCCATTAGAGCACTGTCTTCCTATGAAGTGATCTtagttaatattaatttgtacaACTGCCAGCAAGGCCTCCaatatttccttttgttttataataatatttgtcaTGCCCTTAGTAGAATAAGAAgtgtgagaaagaaaaaaaaatgagaatgtatttataatatattaaaaaagaagaagaaattgaaaaagaaaaaatatataagaaaatttaagaGAAGGTAGTATTAGAAaatcaaaac comes from Glycine soja cultivar W05 chromosome 20, ASM419377v2, whole genome shotgun sequence and encodes:
- the LOC114402889 gene encoding 3-ketoacyl-CoA synthase 5-like, translating into MEAISNQNHVPLFHAIPPDQFTLLSKVLSKLSILLWPCTFLIEAFLLVQNWDLLFHFVLPCFLLLCFLVKHFLSKPSPIYLVDFSCLKPPSHCRVPFTTFLENASMLEVFDSESIAFMAKVLHSSGQSEEACLPPSLHYIPPNTHHTESIKEVQMVLFPIVEDLLAKTNLSPLDIDILIINCSGFCSSPSLTSIVINKYSMRNDIKSYNISGMGCSASALCIDLAQNLLSVHKNSNAIVLSTEILSTGWYSGNEKSKLLINCLFRMGSAAILLSNKKEAKKTAKYRLVRTLRTQRAFDDKSYFSAIREEDSDGKLGVTLKRDLLQVAGETLRTNISILGSEILHLSEKFSYGVSVIKKRFIKSEGIYVPNFKTVIQHFCLPCSGRPVIREIGKGLKLSERDIEPALMTLHRFGNQSSSSLWYELAYLEAKERVHKGDKVWQLGMGSGPKCNSVVLKCIRPIVGEYKKGPWADCINQYPILALD